From the genome of Streptacidiphilus rugosus AM-16, one region includes:
- a CDS encoding DUF6928 family protein: protein MLVFSEGRAADPLRVARESDEAAAAALVARVHPGSTVEPAPGESLWDGTYPPDGACYAASFEGVEIVCDRRLMEHRPSRMPPHLLAAARRDRVFFHVMHSVSDALTFAVWEGGVLVRSLSLSPDSGIVENIGAPYEFEAPFWAGARPVKPDPWWGEDQPPYPLAFHPLELGEEALRAFAGFVLEGRLHPDDVDADAVPLHGFRVTDPNGPDPAQVWAELEQRVAAMRLRSHTTIQFGANRGQDGA from the coding sequence ATGTTGGTCTTCTCCGAGGGGCGTGCCGCTGACCCCCTTCGCGTGGCGCGTGAATCGGACGAGGCGGCCGCTGCCGCGTTGGTCGCGCGGGTCCACCCGGGGTCCACGGTGGAGCCAGCGCCCGGGGAGTCGCTTTGGGATGGCACCTATCCGCCGGACGGAGCCTGTTATGCGGCGAGCTTCGAAGGCGTGGAGATCGTCTGCGATCGGCGGCTCATGGAGCACAGGCCGAGCCGGATGCCTCCGCACCTCCTCGCGGCCGCGCGCAGGGACCGCGTGTTCTTCCATGTGATGCACAGCGTCTCGGACGCTCTCACCTTCGCGGTCTGGGAGGGCGGTGTGCTGGTGCGCTCGCTCAGCCTGTCCCCGGACAGCGGGATCGTCGAGAACATCGGTGCCCCGTACGAGTTCGAGGCGCCGTTCTGGGCGGGTGCACGGCCGGTCAAGCCCGATCCGTGGTGGGGCGAAGACCAGCCGCCGTACCCGCTCGCGTTCCATCCCCTCGAACTGGGCGAGGAGGCGTTGCGGGCGTTCGCCGGATTCGTGCTGGAGGGCCGTCTGCACCCGGATGACGTGGACGCCGACGCTGTTCCGCTGCACGGCTTCCGCGTGACCGACCCGAACGGCCCCGACCCCGCCCAGGTCTGGGCGGAGCTCGAACAGCGCGTCGCCGCCATGCGCCTACGCAGCCACACGACCATCCAGTTCGGCGCGAACCGCGGCCAGGACGGTGCGTGA
- a CDS encoding 1-aminocyclopropane-1-carboxylate deaminase/D-cysteine desulfhydrase gives MTGASPLWPLRDERAERAGVRILLKRDDLLHPPVSGTKWRKLRPNLERARALGHDTLLTFGGAYSNHLRAAAAAGREAGLRTVGVVRGDELRGRELNPVLRQAVADGMELDFVSRAAWRTRMEPASLDALLERHGPAWVVPEGGSNAEGVRGCVGLGEELAGSGMDVDLDVVCCSVGTGGMLAGLAAGAPDTRVIGFAALDHADLEAETLALQRQAFGGRRGDWRIDVSHVFGGYGRRTPELDAFRADFEARHGLALDPSYEAKALFALFAGLGGPEFGPGTTVAVVVAG, from the coding sequence GTGACCGGCGCGTCTCCCCTGTGGCCGCTGCGGGACGAGCGGGCGGAGCGCGCGGGGGTGCGGATCCTGCTGAAGCGTGACGACCTGCTGCATCCGCCGGTCTCCGGCACCAAGTGGCGGAAGCTGCGTCCGAATCTGGAGCGGGCTCGCGCGCTGGGCCACGACACGCTGCTGACCTTCGGCGGCGCCTACTCCAACCACCTTCGCGCGGCGGCGGCCGCCGGGCGGGAGGCGGGTCTGCGGACGGTCGGTGTGGTGCGCGGGGACGAGCTGCGCGGCCGGGAGTTGAATCCGGTGCTGCGTCAGGCGGTGGCGGACGGCATGGAGTTGGACTTCGTCAGCCGTGCCGCCTGGCGGACGCGGATGGAGCCGGCGTCGCTGGACGCGCTGCTGGAACGCCATGGTCCGGCGTGGGTGGTGCCTGAGGGCGGCAGCAACGCGGAGGGGGTGCGCGGCTGTGTCGGCCTGGGCGAGGAGCTGGCCGGGTCGGGCATGGACGTGGACCTGGACGTGGTCTGCTGCTCGGTGGGGACGGGCGGGATGCTGGCCGGGCTGGCCGCCGGCGCCCCCGACACAAGGGTGATCGGCTTCGCGGCGCTCGACCACGCCGATCTGGAGGCGGAGACCCTGGCCCTGCAACGGCAGGCCTTCGGGGGTCGGCGCGGCGACTGGCGGATCGACGTCTCGCACGTGTTCGGCGGCTACGGCAGGCGCACGCCGGAGCTGGACGCGTTCCGGGCCGACTTCGAGGCGCGCCACGGTCTCGCCCTGGACCCGAGCTATGAGGCGAAGGCGCTGTTTGCGCTGTTCGCGGGGCTGGGCGGGCCGGAGTTCGGTCCGGGGACGACGGTGGCGGTGGTCGTCGCCGGGTGA
- a CDS encoding GOLPH3/VPS74 family protein: protein MFDDFKHVADVTTFLPEDLLLLCASPEHEGRIRTPTYLAYALGGAVLAELVLAGAVGIDGKRAHLVQPGMAFRHPALTAALASLPPAAPKPRGASLSSCVSALRHRVAGPYLDSLTAYGLLRADQVRVLGIFPRTRHTLTDPSARASRVARIDSVLASPSAASPRDRYLTTLAATAGLTNHLRPTRPDRPTRRLLTDLTRADPLSSAVASAISAAQSSSS from the coding sequence GTGTTCGACGACTTCAAGCACGTCGCGGACGTCACGACCTTCCTCCCCGAGGACCTGCTCCTCCTCTGTGCCTCCCCGGAACACGAGGGGCGCATCCGGACACCGACCTACCTCGCCTACGCGCTCGGCGGCGCGGTCCTGGCGGAGCTGGTGCTCGCCGGAGCGGTCGGGATCGACGGCAAGCGCGCCCACCTGGTCCAGCCCGGCATGGCCTTCCGCCACCCGGCCCTCACGGCCGCCCTCGCCTCGCTGCCGCCGGCCGCGCCGAAGCCGCGCGGTGCCTCGCTCTCCAGCTGCGTGTCCGCCCTCCGGCACCGCGTCGCCGGGCCCTACCTCGACTCCCTCACGGCCTACGGCCTCCTCCGCGCCGACCAGGTCCGCGTCCTTGGGATCTTCCCCCGCACCCGCCACACGCTCACCGACCCCTCGGCCCGCGCCTCCCGCGTCGCCCGCATCGACTCCGTCCTCGCCTCCCCGTCCGCCGCCTCGCCCCGTGACCGCTACCTCACCACCCTCGCCGCCACGGCCGGCCTGACCAACCACCTCCGCCCCACCCGCCCCGACCGCCCCACCCGCCGCCTCCTCACCGACCTCACCCGCGCCGACCCCCTCTCCTCCGCCGTCGCCTCGGCGATCTCCGCGGCGCAGAGCTCGTCCTCCTGA
- a CDS encoding LLM class flavin-dependent oxidoreductase, whose protein sequence is MSPTVPEAPLSILDLATVGDGYTPTQALAATTVLAQRAEEWGYHRFWVAEHHGMPGVASSSPAVLMAHLGANTTRIRLGSGGVMLPNHAPLVVAEQFGLLHALHPGRIDLGLGRAPGTDQATARALRRGAGLDAADEFPQQLSELLHFLDADFPAGHPYERLRAVPGQASAPGSGRPPVWLLGSSGFSAELAGRLGLPFAFAHHFSAQNTVPALDLYRESFRPSEALAEPYALIGVGVVAADEERQARRLAGSGALAMLRLRTGRPGLVPTPEEAEAYPYSPLEREFLDSWLANVVVGTPDQVREDLEALRKRTGADELMVTSNIHGHEARRRSYELVAQAWGLPGSEESGSKAPESDGPGSEE, encoded by the coding sequence ATGAGCCCGACCGTCCCCGAAGCGCCGTTGTCGATCCTGGACCTGGCGACCGTCGGCGACGGTTATACGCCGACCCAGGCGCTCGCCGCCACGACCGTGCTCGCGCAGCGCGCGGAGGAGTGGGGCTATCACCGCTTCTGGGTCGCCGAGCACCACGGGATGCCGGGCGTCGCCAGCTCCTCCCCCGCCGTGCTGATGGCGCACCTCGGGGCGAACACGACACGCATCCGGCTCGGCTCCGGCGGCGTGATGCTGCCGAACCACGCGCCGCTCGTCGTCGCCGAGCAGTTCGGGTTGCTCCACGCGCTGCATCCGGGCCGGATCGACCTCGGGCTGGGCCGCGCGCCGGGGACGGACCAGGCGACCGCGCGGGCGCTGCGCCGCGGAGCGGGGCTGGACGCGGCGGACGAGTTTCCGCAGCAGCTGAGCGAGCTGCTGCACTTTCTCGACGCGGACTTCCCTGCCGGTCACCCGTACGAGCGGCTGCGGGCCGTGCCGGGGCAGGCGAGTGCGCCGGGGAGCGGGCGGCCGCCGGTGTGGCTGCTCGGGTCGTCGGGGTTCAGCGCGGAGCTGGCCGGGCGGCTGGGGCTGCCGTTCGCGTTCGCGCACCACTTCAGCGCGCAGAACACCGTGCCCGCGCTGGACCTGTACCGGGAGTCGTTCCGTCCCTCCGAGGCGCTCGCCGAGCCGTACGCGCTGATAGGGGTGGGCGTGGTCGCCGCGGACGAGGAGCGGCAGGCGCGGCGCCTGGCCGGGTCCGGGGCGCTGGCGATGCTGCGCCTGCGCACGGGGCGGCCCGGGCTGGTGCCGACGCCGGAGGAGGCCGAGGCGTACCCCTACTCCCCGCTGGAGCGCGAGTTCCTCGACTCGTGGCTGGCCAATGTCGTCGTCGGCACGCCGGACCAGGTCCGCGAGGATCTGGAGGCGCTGCGCAAGCGCACCGGCGCGGACGAGCTGATGGTGACCAGCAACATCCACGGCCACGAGGCGCGCCGCCGTTCGTACGAGCTGGTGGCGCAGGCCTGGGGACTCCCGGGGTCCGAGGAGTCGGGATCCAAGGCGCCGGAGTCCGACGGGCCGGGGTCCGAGGAGTGA
- a CDS encoding IS256 family transposase encodes MLSVVTDDGSTQSGSLIDEIVREGARRMLAAALEAEVNQYIAELASETDEQGRRLVVRNGRHNARTVVTAAGPVEVSAPRVNDRRIDEETGERKRFSSKILPPWCRKSPKVAEVLPLLYLHGLSSGDFVPALEQFLGGTAGLSPATITRLTKQWGDDHAAFQARDLSDRDFVYVWADGVHPKVRLGQAHSCVLVLLGVRLDGTKELIALAEGLRESTESWADLLRDCRRRGMRDPELVIGDGAMGLWRALAEVFPAARHQRCWVHKARNVANCLPKSAQPGATKAMQEIYNAEDRAHAEKAIEEFARAYGTKWPKAVAKITEDRDELLAFYDFPAEHWVHLRTTNPIESTFSTVKLRTKVTRGAGSPAAALAMVFKLLESAQSRWRAITGAHLVPLVRAGARFESGHLVERTENHAA; translated from the coding sequence GTGCTCAGCGTAGTCACCGACGACGGCTCCACACAGTCCGGCTCCCTGATCGACGAAATCGTCCGCGAGGGCGCCCGCCGGATGCTTGCCGCCGCGCTGGAAGCCGAAGTCAACCAGTACATAGCCGAATTGGCGTCCGAGACCGACGAGCAGGGGCGACGCCTGGTGGTCCGCAACGGTCGCCACAACGCGAGGACCGTGGTCACCGCGGCCGGGCCGGTCGAGGTCAGCGCACCTCGGGTGAACGACCGGCGCATCGACGAGGAGACCGGCGAGCGGAAGCGGTTCTCCTCCAAGATCCTTCCTCCGTGGTGCCGCAAGTCCCCGAAGGTCGCCGAGGTCCTGCCGCTGCTCTACCTGCACGGACTGTCCTCCGGGGACTTCGTGCCCGCGCTGGAGCAGTTCCTCGGCGGGACGGCCGGCCTGTCGCCGGCCACCATCACCCGGCTGACGAAGCAGTGGGGCGACGACCACGCTGCCTTCCAGGCCCGCGACCTGTCTGACCGGGACTTCGTCTACGTTTGGGCGGACGGCGTGCACCCGAAGGTGCGGCTCGGCCAGGCGCACTCGTGCGTCCTGGTCCTGCTCGGCGTCCGGTTGGACGGCACGAAGGAACTTATCGCCCTGGCCGAGGGTCTGCGCGAGTCGACCGAGTCGTGGGCCGATCTGCTGCGTGACTGTCGCCGACGCGGCATGCGCGACCCCGAGCTGGTCATCGGCGACGGCGCGATGGGCCTTTGGCGGGCGCTCGCCGAGGTCTTCCCCGCCGCCCGGCACCAGCGCTGCTGGGTCCACAAGGCTCGCAACGTCGCGAACTGCCTGCCGAAGTCCGCGCAACCGGGTGCGACGAAGGCCATGCAGGAGATCTACAACGCCGAGGACCGGGCCCACGCCGAGAAGGCGATCGAGGAATTCGCCCGCGCCTACGGCACGAAGTGGCCGAAGGCCGTCGCGAAGATCACCGAGGACCGGGACGAACTACTCGCGTTCTACGATTTCCCGGCCGAGCACTGGGTTCACCTGCGGACCACGAATCCGATCGAGTCGACGTTCTCGACGGTCAAGCTCCGCACGAAGGTCACCCGCGGCGCTGGCAGCCCGGCTGCGGCCCTCGCGATGGTCTTCAAGCTCCTCGAGTCAGCCCAGTCTCGCTGGCGGGCGATCACGGGAGCCCACCTGGTCCCTCTCGTCCGCGCGGGCGCCCGTTTCGAGAGCGGCCATCTGGTCGAGCGCACCGAGAACCACGCGGCCTGA
- a CDS encoding CBS domain-containing protein, with protein sequence MKWTYKDLDRHVVQPDLRDSLGSLLTVFELRRHEAARRMGHLAGTGTDPGPSHASPALASLGSSPERLREYVRNATAEDEPVSMTIREFIGIWGHVHRWPSVVEEIEADLEAFGLTTQPSFADYALNLNRRVTVIPVGAEPEPGTHVPTAAELPVAARFDDRPVTVRIGQVASSDLGDALTSLTPDDDLSTAMLYMATRNFSQLPVLDADRRLVGVVSWESIGRAGLRGATSLTLADTIDRRAREVSGDEELLNWIPEIYDRGYVFVRNEDRAITGMVTAADLTRQLGSQLKPFLLVAEIERRLRRIVDAALSDHVVTIEQIRCILGPRASSVMAAKDLTMGQYRLIFQDSSVWMALGWRIDGSLFAQGLKAASTFRNNLMHLNPDLDAEDETELAPLEGLLTVLRSLDRTD encoded by the coding sequence GTGAAGTGGACTTACAAGGACCTCGACCGCCACGTTGTCCAGCCAGACCTGCGCGACAGCCTGGGCTCGCTGCTCACGGTCTTCGAGCTTCGCCGGCACGAAGCCGCCCGGCGCATGGGCCATCTCGCCGGCACCGGCACGGACCCGGGTCCCTCCCACGCCTCGCCCGCTCTCGCGAGCCTCGGTTCCTCCCCTGAGCGCCTCCGGGAGTACGTCAGAAACGCCACCGCTGAGGACGAACCGGTGAGCATGACCATCCGGGAGTTCATCGGGATATGGGGACACGTCCACCGTTGGCCCTCGGTCGTGGAGGAGATCGAGGCGGATCTGGAGGCATTCGGCCTGACCACCCAGCCGTCATTCGCCGACTACGCGCTGAACCTCAACAGGCGCGTGACTGTGATTCCGGTGGGCGCCGAACCGGAGCCAGGCACTCATGTGCCCACTGCTGCTGAACTGCCGGTCGCTGCGCGGTTCGACGACAGGCCCGTCACCGTGCGCATCGGACAGGTCGCGTCATCGGACCTCGGCGACGCGCTGACGTCTCTGACGCCCGACGACGATTTGAGCACCGCCATGCTGTACATGGCCACGCGCAACTTCTCGCAACTTCCCGTGTTGGACGCCGACCGGCGTCTTGTCGGGGTCGTGAGCTGGGAGAGCATCGGTCGAGCCGGCCTGCGGGGCGCTACGAGCCTCACCCTCGCTGACACCATCGACAGGCGCGCCCGGGAGGTCTCCGGCGACGAAGAGCTGCTCAACTGGATCCCCGAGATCTACGACAGGGGCTACGTATTCGTTCGCAACGAGGACCGCGCGATCACCGGCATGGTCACCGCTGCGGATCTCACGCGCCAGCTCGGCAGCCAGCTGAAACCGTTCCTCCTCGTGGCCGAGATCGAGCGCCGGCTGCGGCGGATCGTCGACGCGGCTCTGTCGGACCACGTGGTGACGATAGAACAGATCCGGTGCATCCTCGGCCCCCGGGCCTCCAGCGTCATGGCGGCCAAGGACCTGACGATGGGGCAGTATCGGTTGATCTTCCAGGACTCCTCGGTCTGGATGGCTCTGGGCTGGCGCATCGATGGCTCGCTCTTCGCGCAGGGACTCAAGGCTGCTTCCACATTTCGCAATAATCTCATGCACCTAAACCCCGACCTCGACGCTGAGGACGAAACGGAGCTCGCTCCCCTCGAAGGGCTGCTGACGGTGCTGCGCTCCTTGGATCGGACGGATTGA
- a CDS encoding IS256 family transposase, whose protein sequence is MTAPDSLPLHATIEANLASASPDLLRAMVKTFADALMSAEADALCNAEYGQVSDERVNHRNGYRPREWDTRAGTVELAIPKLRSGSYFPTWLLERRRRAEQALISVVATAYLLGVSTRRVEKLAETLGVTQLSKSQVSEMAKHLDGRVAEFRNRPLDQGPYTFVWLDALTQKVREGGRVVNIACLVAVGVNNEGQREVLGLDVATVEDGAGWTAFLRSLVARGLAGVKLVVSDAHTGLVDAVAGVLPGASWQRCRTHYARNLLTQVPKSAQPWVATLLRTVFEQPDADAVHQQMGQVIGSLHEKFPAAAEHLENAREDLLAFAAFPRTVWKSIWSNNPQERLNKEIRRRTDVVGIFPDRASVIRLVGAVLAEQSDEWAEQRRYIGSEILGRCRLHPIEGEPTDDTNPTALTA, encoded by the coding sequence ATGACCGCACCTGACAGTCTGCCCCTGCACGCCACGATTGAGGCGAACTTGGCCTCGGCGAGTCCCGATCTGCTGCGCGCGATGGTCAAGACGTTCGCCGACGCGCTCATGTCCGCGGAGGCCGACGCTCTCTGCAACGCCGAATACGGGCAGGTCAGCGACGAACGCGTCAACCACCGCAACGGCTACCGCCCGCGCGAGTGGGACACCCGCGCCGGCACCGTCGAGCTGGCCATCCCCAAACTGCGGTCGGGCTCCTACTTCCCCACCTGGCTGCTGGAACGCCGACGCCGGGCCGAGCAGGCCCTGATCTCGGTCGTCGCCACCGCCTACCTGCTCGGCGTCTCCACCCGCCGTGTCGAGAAGCTCGCCGAGACCCTGGGCGTCACCCAGCTGTCGAAGTCCCAGGTCAGCGAGATGGCCAAGCACCTGGACGGGCGGGTCGCGGAGTTCCGCAACCGCCCCCTGGACCAGGGGCCCTACACCTTCGTCTGGCTCGACGCGCTGACCCAGAAGGTCCGCGAGGGCGGCCGCGTGGTCAACATCGCATGCCTGGTCGCCGTCGGCGTCAACAACGAGGGCCAGCGCGAAGTCCTGGGCCTGGACGTCGCCACCGTCGAGGACGGAGCCGGCTGGACCGCATTCCTGCGGTCCCTGGTCGCCCGCGGCCTGGCCGGGGTGAAGCTGGTTGTCTCCGACGCCCACACAGGCCTGGTCGACGCCGTCGCCGGGGTCCTGCCCGGCGCGAGCTGGCAGCGCTGCCGCACCCACTACGCCCGCAACCTCCTGACTCAGGTCCCCAAATCGGCCCAGCCGTGGGTCGCCACACTGCTGCGGACCGTGTTCGAGCAGCCCGACGCCGACGCGGTCCATCAGCAGATGGGTCAGGTGATCGGCTCGCTGCACGAGAAGTTCCCCGCCGCGGCCGAGCACCTGGAGAACGCCCGCGAGGACCTGCTGGCGTTCGCCGCCTTCCCACGCACGGTCTGGAAGAGCATCTGGAGCAACAACCCGCAGGAACGGCTGAACAAGGAGATCCGCCGCCGCACCGACGTCGTCGGGATCTTCCCCGACCGAGCCTCCGTCATCAGGCTGGTCGGCGCTGTCCTGGCCGAGCAGAGCGACGAATGGGCCGAGCAACGGCGCTACATCGGGTCCGAGATCCTCGGCCGCTGCCGCCTCCACCCGATCGAGGGAGAACCCACCGACGACACCAACCCGACCGCCCTCACCGCCTAA
- a CDS encoding AAA domain-containing protein, whose protein sequence is MGQKLPEPLRDLIAAVHSEIAASRRDSGDGAEKVVLQGGRRVSGGERSEYLFSCRSWRDSLNGRPVLVRLERSQQPWVTADATRLPDGSIRVTTSADLGPNPGSVLLREDDASNWMVLAERLEAAGQTGSPVDPAKSGQVLGLNTPTLSRVPDPSRLVGNWPTLQLNPAQRAAVEQALGSSVLFLWGPPGTGKTDVVSHIAEGCYRQGLNLLFLAPTNVAVDQALERMCDLLQREAGFEDGLVQRAGEISVASLEQSYGEFVDPVRIAGRVGTQIDAALAVAQSQLTTVRAELETHDQAIELTGSLSVASKRNSAAIATLEQATQAALRLDAEGAALRLKISEIGVPSGLMASRKAARLQELHGRLRAIDQALSDNWHQRNWAEQEESTTSALIADLGPRLAALQPSLAGLSARPRLVERAEVLQRELEELDRQRRGLAEAVRSRCRVMGTTVAKAVQSRKLLERVDVVILDEAGMVDLPSAWYVAGLADKRVILAGDFRQLPAITKGGQDRKATEPEREHSRQWAERDAFHAAGLVTASGSARIGDPRMVALNTQYRMHSAICGLVNAVAYPDSPLRTGRPDGSRLPPSPLLEGPLVLVDTSGRRIPGRDHKSNVVHEAVIHQLVRGLQYDGVLPGRNWADVPPGERAADRMAVIAPYKDQVKALNSSLAQRFGEQYEGLVDTVHRFQGSQRPLIVIDTVAGAGQSPGYFYSGTGLSSQTCRLLNVALSRAQDHLVVVADTEHLRQHLAPHSEVLRMLEHLEQHATRLSVDDLVPIRAASDLGGLSEDELARPAFFPSDEVQRAVAWDLRQARKSIEVYCAFLDPQPVRYWSRAFRDLVSRGVQVTVFTRDHSAKPQKAALVEELRAAGCRVEQRERMHEKVLIVDETVLWHGSLNLLCGTGPTDLMMRITEGAACQRVRRIIDRARPERRTNASGREDHRGAADQPTAANAPTGGSGSNSVPPAGDGPAPGVEVGGRLYLNVPFADKDQAKNGLGARWDPTAKLWWVTPDKRAAAQRWLPCQ, encoded by the coding sequence GTGGGACAGAAACTTCCTGAGCCGCTGCGGGATCTGATTGCAGCCGTTCACTCCGAGATCGCCGCGAGTCGCCGGGACTCGGGTGACGGTGCCGAAAAGGTGGTGCTTCAGGGGGGTCGCCGCGTGAGTGGCGGCGAGCGCTCCGAGTACCTGTTCAGTTGTCGTTCCTGGCGGGACTCCCTCAATGGGAGGCCGGTTCTGGTGCGCCTGGAGCGAAGCCAGCAGCCATGGGTGACTGCTGACGCCACACGGCTCCCGGACGGCAGCATCCGGGTCACGACGTCGGCCGATCTCGGGCCGAACCCGGGTTCGGTGCTGCTGCGCGAGGACGATGCCTCGAACTGGATGGTGCTGGCCGAGCGTTTGGAGGCGGCAGGCCAGACGGGCAGCCCGGTGGACCCGGCGAAGAGCGGGCAGGTGCTGGGTCTGAACACGCCGACGCTTTCCCGGGTGCCGGATCCGTCCCGCTTGGTGGGTAACTGGCCCACGCTGCAACTGAACCCGGCGCAGCGAGCCGCGGTGGAGCAAGCTCTCGGCAGCAGCGTCCTGTTCCTTTGGGGTCCGCCTGGCACAGGTAAGACCGATGTGGTCTCCCACATCGCGGAGGGCTGTTACCGGCAAGGGCTGAACCTGCTCTTCCTGGCACCGACCAACGTGGCTGTGGACCAGGCCCTGGAGCGGATGTGTGATCTGCTTCAACGAGAGGCCGGTTTCGAGGACGGGCTGGTGCAGCGCGCGGGAGAGATCTCGGTCGCAAGCTTGGAACAGAGCTACGGCGAGTTCGTCGACCCGGTGCGCATCGCGGGCAGGGTGGGGACGCAGATCGATGCGGCGCTCGCGGTGGCGCAGTCCCAGCTGACCACGGTCCGCGCGGAGCTCGAGACGCATGACCAGGCCATCGAACTTACCGGGTCGCTCTCAGTGGCGTCGAAGCGCAACTCCGCCGCCATCGCCACATTGGAGCAGGCAACCCAAGCAGCGCTGAGGCTTGATGCCGAGGGTGCTGCCCTCCGTCTGAAGATCTCCGAGATCGGAGTGCCGTCGGGCCTGATGGCCAGTCGGAAAGCGGCACGTCTCCAGGAACTCCATGGGCGATTGCGCGCCATCGACCAGGCGCTGTCCGACAACTGGCACCAGCGGAACTGGGCCGAGCAGGAGGAGAGCACCACCAGCGCCTTGATCGCCGACCTTGGCCCGCGCTTGGCCGCGTTGCAGCCGAGCTTGGCGGGACTGTCGGCGCGTCCCCGCCTCGTTGAACGAGCTGAGGTGCTGCAGCGGGAGCTGGAGGAGCTGGACCGGCAGAGGCGCGGCCTGGCTGAGGCGGTACGGTCGCGCTGCCGCGTCATGGGCACCACGGTCGCGAAGGCCGTGCAGTCCCGGAAGCTGTTGGAGCGCGTCGACGTCGTCATCTTGGACGAGGCCGGGATGGTCGATCTCCCCTCGGCGTGGTACGTCGCAGGGCTGGCCGACAAGCGTGTGATCCTGGCGGGTGACTTCCGCCAGCTCCCCGCGATCACCAAGGGCGGCCAGGACCGCAAGGCCACCGAACCCGAGCGCGAGCATTCGCGCCAGTGGGCCGAACGCGACGCGTTCCATGCCGCTGGACTCGTCACGGCCAGCGGTTCCGCGCGCATCGGTGACCCCCGGATGGTGGCGCTCAACACTCAGTACCGCATGCACTCAGCGATCTGCGGTCTCGTCAACGCTGTTGCCTACCCCGACTCGCCCTTGCGTACCGGACGGCCCGACGGCTCGCGACTGCCCCCCTCGCCGCTCTTGGAGGGCCCACTGGTGTTGGTGGATACGTCCGGGCGACGTATCCCGGGCCGTGACCACAAGTCCAACGTCGTGCACGAAGCTGTGATTCACCAGTTGGTGCGGGGGCTCCAGTACGACGGCGTGCTGCCGGGGCGCAACTGGGCTGATGTGCCGCCTGGAGAGCGGGCGGCCGATCGGATGGCGGTCATCGCCCCCTACAAGGATCAGGTCAAGGCGCTCAACAGCAGCCTCGCCCAGCGCTTTGGCGAGCAGTACGAGGGCCTGGTCGACACCGTCCACCGCTTCCAGGGCAGCCAGCGTCCACTGATCGTCATCGACACCGTCGCGGGAGCCGGCCAGTCACCTGGGTACTTCTACTCCGGTACCGGCCTCTCGTCGCAGACCTGCCGCCTGCTCAACGTCGCGCTCAGCCGGGCCCAGGACCACCTGGTCGTGGTCGCCGACACCGAGCACCTGCGCCAACACCTGGCTCCGCACAGCGAAGTCCTGCGCATGCTCGAGCACCTCGAACAGCACGCCACCCGGCTGTCCGTGGACGACCTCGTGCCCATCCGCGCGGCTTCCGACCTGGGCGGGCTTTCGGAAGACGAGTTGGCGCGCCCCGCCTTCTTCCCCTCCGACGAGGTCCAGCGCGCGGTCGCCTGGGACCTGCGCCAGGCACGCAAGTCCATCGAGGTCTACTGCGCCTTCCTGGACCCGCAACCAGTGCGGTACTGGAGCAGGGCATTCCGCGACCTCGTCTCCCGCGGCGTGCAGGTCACCGTGTTCACTCGCGACCACTCCGCAAAGCCCCAGAAGGCGGCACTGGTCGAGGAACTGCGCGCGGCCGGCTGTCGCGTCGAGCAGCGCGAAAGGATGCACGAGAAGGTACTCATCGTCGACGAGACCGTTCTCTGGCACGGCTCGCTGAACCTCTTGTGCGGTACCGGACCGACCGACCTCATGATGCGCATCACTGAAGGGGCCGCCTGCCAGCGCGTCCGCCGCATCATCGACCGCGCCCGCCCCGAACGTCGAACCAACGCCTCTGGACGCGAGGACCATCGTGGAGCTGCCGATCAGCCGACTGCCGCCAACGCACCGACCGGCGGCTCAGGCAGCAACAGCGTCCCGCCGGCAGGCGACGGCCCGGCGCCCGGAGTTGAGGTAGGCGGACGGCTGTACCTCAACGTTCCCTTCGCTGACAAGGATCAAGCCAAGAACGGTCTCGGTGCCCGATGGGACCCCACTGCCAAGCTCTGGTGGGTGACCCCGGACAAGCGCGCCGCCGCCCAACGCTGGCTTCCCTGCCAGTAG